In Candidatus Kaistella beijingensis, a genomic segment contains:
- the atpG gene encoding ATP synthase F1 subunit gamma — translation MANLKEIRGRITSISSTMQITSAMKMVSAAKLKKATDAIVMLRPYSEKLQEIIENVSSTTDLEEVGTYTAEREVKKVLFIVVTSNKGLAGAFNSSVIKELNHAISNTRHEVEILSVGKKVYEAVRKNRTVYDNQSAIFDSMSFEAVSNFMEHVMKDYREGKFDKVFVIYNKFINAATQEVKTEQVLPIKMAEKTSSVNTDYIFEPNAKEILDVLIPKSIKTQVYKSVLDSIASEHGARMTAMHKATDNAQALKNDLVIFYNKARQAAITNEILEIVGGAEALKNS, via the coding sequence ATGGCAAATTTAAAGGAAATACGCGGAAGAATTACTTCAATCTCTTCTACAATGCAGATTACGAGTGCGATGAAAATGGTTTCGGCAGCGAAACTAAAGAAAGCAACCGATGCGATTGTAATGTTGAGACCTTACTCCGAAAAATTGCAGGAAATTATCGAAAATGTAAGTTCCACAACCGATTTGGAAGAAGTAGGAACTTATACTGCTGAAAGAGAAGTGAAGAAAGTTCTTTTCATTGTAGTGACTTCAAACAAAGGACTTGCAGGAGCTTTCAACTCTTCTGTAATTAAAGAACTGAACCACGCAATCAGCAATACAAGGCACGAAGTTGAAATTCTTTCCGTTGGTAAAAAAGTATACGAAGCGGTTAGAAAGAACAGAACGGTTTATGACAACCAAAGTGCAATCTTCGATTCGATGAGTTTTGAGGCGGTTTCCAACTTTATGGAACACGTGATGAAGGATTACAGAGAAGGGAAATTCGACAAAGTTTTTGTGATCTACAATAAATTCATCAACGCGGCAACTCAGGAAGTGAAAACCGAGCAAGTTCTTCCAATCAAGATGGCGGAAAAAACTTCAAGTGTAAACACCGACTATATTTTTGAGCCGAATGCGAAAGAAATTCTTGATGTGTTGATTCCTAAATCAATCAAAACGCAAGTTTACAAATCAGTTTTAGATTCCATCGCATCAGAACACGGAGCGAGAATGACGGCAATGCACAAAGCAACCGACAACGCTCAAGCTTTGAAAAACGACCTTGTTATTTTCTATAACAAAGCGCGTCAAGCAGCAATTACCAACGAAATCTTGGAAATTGTAGGCGGAGCGGAAGCACTGAAGAATTCGTAA
- the atpA gene encoding F0F1 ATP synthase subunit alpha: protein MAEINPAEVSAILKQQLANFDTQSNVEEVGTVLTIGDGIALVYGLENVQYGELVKFESGIEGIVLNLAEDNVGVALLGESKLVKEGDTVNRTKRISSIKVGEGMLGRVVDTLGNPIDGKGPITGDLYEMPLERKAPGVIFRQPVNEPLQTGIVAIDSMIPIGRGQRELIIGDRQTGKTTVAIDTILNQKEFYDAGQPVYCIYVAVGQKGSTVAQIVQTLADKGALAYTVVVAANASDPSPMQVYAPMAGAAIGEYFRDTGRPALIIYDDLSKQAVAYRELSLLLRRPPGREAYPGDVFYLHSRLLERAAKVIADDTIAAQMNDLPESLRPMVKGGGSLTALPIIETQAGDVSAYIPTNVISITDGQIFLESDLFNSGVRPAINVGISVSRVGGNAQIKSMKKVSGTLKLDQAQYKELEAFAKFGSDLDASTLAVITKGEKNVEILKQPVNSPLRVEDQVAMVYAGTENLLRNVPVRKVKEFMKEYTEFLKSKHPETMSAIKAGKIDNAVTDVLKQSATELASKYN from the coding sequence ATGGCAGAAATAAATCCGGCAGAAGTATCTGCAATTCTTAAACAGCAGTTGGCAAACTTCGACACACAAAGCAATGTGGAAGAAGTGGGAACTGTTTTGACCATCGGTGATGGTATCGCTTTGGTGTACGGTTTAGAAAATGTTCAGTACGGTGAATTAGTAAAATTCGAAAGCGGTATTGAAGGTATCGTTTTGAACCTTGCTGAAGACAATGTGGGTGTTGCACTTCTTGGTGAATCCAAATTGGTAAAAGAAGGTGATACCGTAAACAGAACCAAAAGAATTTCCTCAATCAAAGTTGGTGAAGGAATGTTGGGAAGAGTAGTAGATACTCTTGGAAACCCAATCGACGGTAAAGGTCCAATCACAGGCGACCTTTATGAAATGCCACTTGAAAGAAAAGCACCGGGTGTAATTTTCCGTCAACCGGTAAATGAGCCACTTCAAACCGGTATCGTTGCAATCGACTCCATGATTCCAATCGGAAGAGGACAGAGAGAATTAATCATCGGTGACCGTCAAACCGGGAAAACTACCGTTGCGATTGACACGATTTTGAATCAAAAAGAATTTTACGACGCAGGTCAACCAGTATATTGTATTTATGTTGCAGTGGGACAAAAAGGTTCTACCGTAGCACAAATCGTTCAAACTTTGGCGGATAAAGGAGCTTTAGCTTACACGGTTGTTGTAGCTGCAAACGCTTCTGACCCTTCTCCAATGCAGGTTTATGCACCAATGGCGGGAGCTGCAATCGGTGAATATTTCCGTGATACAGGAAGACCGGCTTTGATTATTTATGATGACTTGTCTAAACAAGCGGTTGCTTACCGTGAGCTTTCTCTACTTTTGAGACGACCACCGGGACGTGAAGCTTATCCAGGAGACGTTTTCTACCTTCACTCAAGATTGTTGGAAAGAGCGGCAAAAGTTATTGCCGACGACACAATCGCTGCACAAATGAACGATTTGCCAGAATCTTTGAGACCAATGGTTAAAGGAGGTGGTTCGTTAACAGCACTTCCAATCATCGAAACTCAAGCGGGAGACGTTTCTGCATATATTCCAACCAACGTAATTTCAATTACAGACGGACAGATTTTCTTGGAATCCGACTTGTTCAACTCGGGAGTTCGTCCTGCGATCAACGTAGGGATCTCTGTATCGAGAGTAGGTGGTAACGCACAGATCAAGTCAATGAAGAAAGTTTCTGGTACGTTAAAACTTGACCAAGCGCAGTACAAAGAATTGGAAGCGTTTGCGAAATTCGGTTCCGACCTTGATGCTTCTACACTTGCCGTAATTACTAAAGGTGAGAAAAACGTAGAAATCTTGAAACAGCCGGTAAACTCTCCATTAAGAGTTGAAGACCAAGTTGCAATGGTTTACGCAGGAACTGAAAACTTGTTAAGAAACGTTCCTGTAAGAAAGGTGAAAGAATTTATGAAAGAATATACAGAATTCTTGAAATCTAAGCATCCAGAAACGATGTCTGCCATCAAAGCAGGAAAAATTGACAATGCAGTAACTGATGTTTTGAAGCAGTCTGCTACAGAATTAGCTTCGAAATACAACTAA
- the atpH gene encoding ATP synthase F1 subunit delta — protein sequence MLTSKVAKRYAQGLLNFTQESGNTSTVFGEMGDVVKTIAGSKELQNFFNSPIIDVKKKISVAGEIFKSFSPVTQNLIQLVIKHGRENQLQNIAQEFINKVEDMNGVQRITLTSASQLSNENINNILKSTNLVNHDNKFDVKSIINPEILGGYILRVGDQQVDASVRTKLSKLKKEFQLN from the coding sequence ATGCTTACAAGTAAAGTAGCAAAGAGATACGCACAAGGTTTGCTGAATTTCACGCAGGAAAGTGGAAATACTTCTACTGTTTTTGGTGAAATGGGCGACGTTGTGAAAACCATCGCGGGTTCGAAGGAATTGCAGAATTTTTTCAATTCGCCGATTATCGACGTGAAAAAGAAAATCAGTGTTGCAGGTGAAATCTTCAAAAGTTTTTCTCCGGTAACGCAGAACTTGATTCAGTTGGTCATCAAACACGGAAGAGAAAATCAGTTGCAGAATATCGCACAGGAATTCATCAATAAAGTGGAAGACATGAACGGTGTTCAAAGAATTACATTGACTTCGGCTTCCCAACTTTCCAATGAAAACATCAACAACATCTTGAAATCAACCAACTTGGTGAATCACGACAACAAATTCGACGTGAAATCCATCATCAATCCTGAAATTTTAGGAGGATATATTTTAAGAGTTGGTGACCAACAAGTGGATGCTTCAGTGAGAACCAAATTGAGCAAACTGAAAAAAGAATTTCAATTAAATTAA
- the atpF gene encoding F0F1 ATP synthase subunit B, which translates to MGLLENFSSGLFIIQSVIFLVLIFVLRKFAWKPIMDAVNEREVTIVDSLNQAKLAKQEVQNLKAENEVIIREAKVERDNILKEAREIKDRIVGEAKDAAKAEGDKMIEQARQSIQAEKASAMADIKNQIGALSVNIAESILKQKLDNDGAHNTLVENILNKSNLN; encoded by the coding sequence ATGGGATTATTAGAAAATTTTTCATCAGGTTTATTCATCATTCAGTCGGTTATCTTTTTAGTACTGATTTTCGTTCTTAGAAAGTTCGCATGGAAACCCATTATGGATGCCGTAAACGAAAGAGAAGTGACCATCGTTGATTCTTTGAATCAGGCAAAATTGGCAAAACAGGAAGTTCAGAATTTGAAGGCTGAAAACGAAGTAATCATCCGTGAAGCAAAAGTGGAGCGTGATAATATTTTGAAGGAAGCAAGAGAAATCAAAGACAGAATCGTAGGTGAAGCTAAAGATGCTGCAAAAGCGGAAGGTGATAAAATGATTGAGCAAGCGAGACAATCCATCCAAGCTGAAAAAGCTTCTGCAATGGCGGATATAAAAAACCAAATCGGTGCACTTTCTGTAAACATCGCAGAATCGATTTTGAAGCAAAAGTTGGATAACGACGGTGCACACAACACTTTGGTGGAAAATATTCTTAACAAATCTAATTTGAACTAA
- the atpE gene encoding ATP synthase F0 subunit C has protein sequence MEMPKIIGAGLVVIGTGIGIGKIGAAALEGMARQPEQAGKLQTAMLIAAALVEGVAFAALFAVN, from the coding sequence ATGGAAATGCCAAAAATCATTGGTGCAGGTTTAGTAGTAATCGGAACAGGTATCGGTATCGGTAAAATCGGTGCTGCTGCTTTGGAAGGTATGGCTAGACAACCAGAACAAGCTGGTAAACTTCAAACTGCGATGTTGATCGCTGCGGCTCTTGTAGAAGGGGTTGCGTTTGCTGCATTATTCGCTGTAAACTAA
- the atpB gene encoding F0F1 ATP synthase subunit A → MLKRVVLVLGFLSTFSTAFAQHETAVATAPEHGTEVAAPLSEKEKALEEVNAFKQHHILDSHSFNIMVEKKADGTEKHWGFPLPVIFYDKANGLHTMMSSAFDHDQVAESKGGHYKLFHEKILKTDANGTINLDEHHHATNEKVLDFSITKSVLMIIVTALLMLWIFGSMARNYKKSLVPTGVGKIFEPLILFIRDDIAKPNIGPKYKKYMGYLLTVFFFILFLNIFGLMPFGINVTGNIAITFALALITFIITQFTANKNYWQHIFWMPGVPVPMKLIMLPIELLGLFIKPFSLLIRLFANMSAGHLIVMSLIGLIYVFKNVIAGVAFPFLTFVLYLLEVLVAFLQAYIFTMLSAVYFGMANEEHHHEEAHH, encoded by the coding sequence ATGCTGAAAAGAGTAGTACTTGTATTAGGTTTTTTATCGACATTTTCAACAGCATTTGCACAGCACGAAACTGCAGTGGCAACCGCACCTGAACACGGAACTGAAGTTGCAGCGCCGCTTTCGGAAAAAGAAAAAGCTCTAGAGGAAGTTAATGCGTTCAAGCAGCACCACATTTTAGATTCTCACAGTTTCAATATCATGGTGGAGAAAAAAGCCGATGGTACTGAAAAACATTGGGGTTTTCCGTTGCCTGTAATTTTCTACGATAAAGCAAACGGACTTCATACCATGATGAGTTCAGCGTTCGACCATGATCAAGTGGCAGAAAGCAAAGGTGGTCACTACAAACTTTTCCATGAAAAAATCTTAAAAACAGATGCTAACGGAACCATCAACCTTGATGAGCATCACCACGCTACCAACGAAAAAGTATTGGACTTTTCCATTACCAAAAGCGTTTTGATGATTATCGTGACGGCGTTGTTGATGTTGTGGATTTTCGGTTCTATGGCGAGAAATTATAAGAAATCTTTAGTTCCGACGGGAGTTGGTAAAATTTTCGAGCCATTAATTCTTTTCATCAGAGACGATATCGCCAAACCAAACATCGGTCCGAAATACAAGAAATACATGGGTTATTTATTGACGGTGTTTTTCTTCATTTTATTCTTAAATATCTTTGGTTTGATGCCATTCGGAATCAACGTTACAGGAAATATCGCGATTACTTTTGCTTTGGCTTTGATCACGTTTATCATAACTCAATTCACTGCGAACAAAAATTATTGGCAGCACATTTTTTGGATGCCGGGAGTTCCTGTTCCAATGAAGTTGATCATGTTGCCAATCGAACTTTTAGGATTATTTATCAAGCCTTTCTCACTTTTAATACGTCTTTTTGCGAATATGTCTGCAGGTCACTTAATCGTGATGAGTTTGATCGGATTGATTTACGTATTTAAAAATGTGATTGCAGGTGTTGCGTTCCCGTTCCTTACTTTCGTACTTTATTTATTGGAAGTTTTGGTAGCGTTTTTACAGGCGTATATCTTCACGATGCTTTCTGCGGTTTACTTCGGAATGGCAAATGAGGAACATCACCATGAGGAAGCACATCATTAA
- a CDS encoding AtpZ/AtpI family protein, whose amino-acid sequence MSHENPTEQEFSKQDEEKFEKNGLRQYGVYSAIVFQMLATMGFAFWGGKKLNDYFEIKNNLLTVGVGFLGMGLAFYMLLKQLKNVQGEAKNKN is encoded by the coding sequence ATGTCCCACGAAAATCCAACCGAACAGGAATTCAGCAAACAAGACGAAGAAAAATTTGAGAAAAACGGGCTTCGTCAATACGGCGTTTATTCCGCGATAGTTTTCCAAATGCTTGCAACAATGGGATTCGCTTTTTGGGGCGGGAAAAAATTGAACGATTATTTCGAAATTAAAAACAACCTTTTAACAGTCGGCGTTGGTTTTCTCGGAATGGGACTCGCTTTCTATATGCTTTTGAAGCAACTGAAAAATGTTCAGGGTGAAGCTAAAAATAAGAATTAA
- the ffh gene encoding signal recognition particle protein has protein sequence MFNSLQDKLDKALHNISGRGKITEINVAETVKEIRRALVDADVNYKVAKDLTKRVQDKALGQNVLTSLTPGQLMTKIVHDELVDLMGGTHEGINLSGKPSVILIAGLQGSGKTTFSGKLANYLKQKRSKKPLLVACDVYRPAAIDQLKILGEQTGIPVYTEPGATNPSAIAENAVKFAKENNHDVVIVDTAGRLAIDEQMMNEIKSVHYFIKPNETLFVVDSMTGQDAVNTAKAFNDALNFDGVVLTKLDGDTRGGAALTIRSVVEKPIKFISTGEKMEALDVFYPERMADRILGMGDVVSLVERAQEQFDEEEAKKLHKKIAKNEFGFDDFLKQINQIKKMGNMKDLMGMIPGVGKAIKDVDIQDDAFKHIEAIIHSMTPDERRRPSIINTQRKNRIAKGAGRKIEDVNQLMKQFEQMGKMMKMMQGPQGKQMMEMMSKGMPKMPGMGGNLFGR, from the coding sequence ATGTTCAACAGTTTACAGGATAAGTTAGATAAAGCTCTTCACAATATTTCCGGACGTGGAAAAATCACCGAAATCAACGTTGCAGAAACGGTAAAAGAAATCCGTCGTGCCTTGGTTGATGCCGATGTGAACTACAAAGTTGCGAAAGATTTAACCAAAAGAGTTCAGGACAAAGCTTTGGGACAAAATGTTCTCACAAGTTTAACTCCCGGACAGTTGATGACTAAAATTGTTCATGACGAATTGGTGGATTTAATGGGTGGAACTCACGAAGGAATCAACCTTTCCGGAAAACCGAGCGTTATTTTGATTGCAGGTTTGCAAGGTTCGGGTAAGACGACTTTCTCGGGAAAATTGGCGAATTATTTAAAACAGAAAAGAAGCAAAAAACCACTATTGGTCGCTTGTGACGTCTACAGACCGGCTGCGATTGACCAATTGAAAATTTTGGGAGAACAAACCGGAATCCCTGTTTATACAGAACCCGGAGCAACCAATCCCTCTGCGATTGCTGAAAATGCAGTGAAGTTTGCCAAAGAAAATAATCATGATGTGGTAATCGTCGATACAGCGGGACGTTTGGCGATTGATGAGCAGATGATGAATGAAATAAAATCCGTTCACTATTTCATCAAACCGAATGAAACCCTGTTCGTGGTGGATTCCATGACGGGACAAGATGCGGTGAATACGGCGAAAGCATTCAACGATGCCTTGAATTTTGACGGAGTTGTTTTGACGAAATTAGACGGTGATACTCGTGGTGGAGCTGCTTTAACCATTCGTTCCGTGGTTGAAAAACCGATTAAATTTATTTCCACGGGAGAAAAAATGGAAGCGCTTGACGTTTTCTATCCTGAAAGAATGGCGGACAGAATTCTTGGAATGGGTGACGTGGTTTCCCTTGTGGAGAGAGCGCAGGAACAATTCGATGAAGAGGAAGCAAAAAAACTACACAAGAAAATTGCCAAAAATGAGTTTGGTTTTGATGATTTCTTAAAACAAATCAATCAAATCAAGAAAATGGGAAATATGAAGGATTTGATGGGAATGATTCCGGGAGTTGGTAAAGCGATTAAAGATGTGGATATTCAAGACGATGCCTTTAAACATATTGAAGCGATTATCCATTCCATGACTCCTGATGAAAGAAGGCGACCATCCATCATCAACACCCAAAGAAAAAACAGGATTGCAAAAGGTGCGGGAAGAAAAATCGAAGACGTGAATCAGTTGATGAAACAATTCGAGCAAATGGGTAAAATGATGAAGATGATGCAGGGACCGCAAGGAAAACAGATGATGGAAATGATGAGCAAAGGAATGCCGAAAATGCCTGGAATGGGCGGAAATCTTTTTGGAAGATAA
- a CDS encoding porin family protein, whose protein sequence is MGLSQAQVVTGNSLITAKIGFGGNYVGGGAKAGLPMGLQYEYQLNDKFRLGASLDYQSTKLANAWAGKDWKWTLLFASVVGNYVFVNDAKYDAYVGAKLGYVNVSFDDGGSGLPSTSSSGVGYGGHVGGHYWFTNSLGLNAEVGYSSFSIANVGLTFKL, encoded by the coding sequence ATGGGGCTATCACAGGCTCAAGTAGTAACAGGTAATTCATTAATTACCGCAAAAATCGGTTTCGGTGGTAACTATGTTGGAGGTGGTGCAAAGGCAGGTTTACCAATGGGACTACAGTATGAATATCAATTAAACGACAAATTCCGTTTGGGAGCTTCCCTTGATTATCAATCTACAAAACTAGCGAATGCATGGGCTGGAAAAGATTGGAAATGGACTCTTCTTTTTGCAAGTGTTGTTGGTAATTACGTTTTTGTAAATGATGCAAAATATGATGCTTATGTGGGAGCAAAACTTGGTTATGTGAATGTATCTTTTGATGACGGAGGTTCAGGACTTCCTTCAACTTCATCAAGTGGTGTAGGATATGGAGGACACGTAGGTGGTCATTACTGGTTTACAAATTCACTTGGATTAAATGCAGAGGTGGGATATAGTTCTTTTTCAATCGCAAATGTAGGTTTAACTTTCAAACTGTAA
- a CDS encoding PhoH family protein has protein sequence MFELNYDLAGIDAKTFYGVNNQYFNLLKSSFPTLKITGRDHYVFAMGNQQALDVLKQKLDDIVNYISKNNSITLKDVENILNIKDETEKQLVFDQDIIVKGVNGKVIKAKTTNLKKLVKETEKKDMVFAIGPAGTGKTYTSVALAARALRDKEVKRIILTRPAVEAGESLGFLPGDLREKLDPYLQPLYDALRDMIPHEKLEGFIEKKVIEVAPLAFMRGRTLDEAFVILDEAQNTTHSQMKMFLTRMGANAKFIITGDPSQVDLPMKQKSGLKEAMRILKDVEEIGFVHLTEEDVVRHPVVRKIINAYGKEEKRLRDE, from the coding sequence ATGTTTGAACTGAATTATGACCTTGCAGGAATTGATGCCAAAACATTTTACGGCGTAAATAACCAATATTTTAATCTACTCAAATCAAGCTTTCCCACCTTAAAAATTACCGGAAGAGATCATTATGTTTTCGCGATGGGAAACCAGCAAGCGCTTGATGTTTTAAAGCAGAAACTTGACGATATTGTAAACTATATTTCGAAAAACAATTCCATTACTTTAAAAGATGTTGAGAATATTTTGAACATTAAAGACGAAACCGAAAAGCAACTGGTTTTCGATCAAGATATCATTGTGAAAGGCGTTAATGGCAAAGTCATTAAGGCCAAAACTACCAATCTCAAAAAATTAGTTAAAGAGACCGAAAAAAAAGACATGGTTTTCGCAATAGGACCAGCTGGAACTGGCAAAACTTATACCAGCGTCGCATTGGCGGCACGGGCTCTGCGCGATAAGGAAGTTAAGAGAATTATTTTGACAAGACCTGCAGTTGAAGCAGGAGAGAGTCTGGGATTTCTTCCCGGTGATTTGAGAGAAAAACTCGATCCATACTTACAGCCGCTTTATGATGCGTTACGGGATATGATTCCGCACGAAAAGTTGGAAGGCTTCATAGAAAAAAAGGTGATTGAAGTGGCTCCCCTTGCTTTTATGAGGGGTAGAACTTTGGATGAAGCTTTTGTAATACTTGATGAAGCACAAAATACAACACACTCTCAAATGAAGATGTTTTTGACCAGGATGGGAGCCAACGCAAAATTTATTATCACAGGTGATCCAAGCCAGGTGGATTTACCGATGAAACAGAAATCTGGTCTGAAAGAGGCCATGCGAATTTTAAAAGATGTGGAGGAAATTGGTTTTGTGCATCTTACGGAAGAGGACGTTGTAAGACATCCAGTAGTAAGGAAAATTATCAATGCTTACGGAAAAGAGGAGAAAAGACTTCGAGATGAATAG
- a CDS encoding SAM hydrolase/SAM-dependent halogenase family protein — protein MAVITFTSDYGLIDHRVAAVKGKVLSLKEDVKVIDISHDIQAYNLLQTAYVVRNAYSFFPAGTVHIISVDSFYHKDRKCILYQADGHYFIAADNGVLSLIFYDIKPEAVYEITLNNRFDDEVNFPSTDIFVPVAVHLQNGGLPEVIGRKLKNPKQLSFPRAVFNESEKMIIGEIMYIDNFGNVVSNISRKFFEKNAVGFQSFIVKFRNLALSKIYNQYTDLVSDWNKEHEYHGKSAAIFNDAGLLELTVYKGNNTSGAKNLFGLKVGENIFIEFE, from the coding sequence ATGGCAGTTATAACTTTTACTTCAGATTACGGACTTATTGATCACAGGGTTGCTGCGGTGAAAGGTAAGGTATTAAGTCTGAAGGAAGATGTTAAAGTGATTGATATTTCCCACGATATTCAGGCATACAATCTTTTGCAAACAGCGTATGTTGTAAGAAATGCCTATTCTTTTTTTCCTGCGGGAACCGTGCACATCATTTCGGTCGACAGCTTTTACCACAAAGACCGGAAATGTATCCTTTATCAAGCGGACGGACATTATTTTATTGCAGCCGACAATGGCGTATTAAGTTTGATTTTCTATGATATCAAACCTGAAGCTGTTTACGAAATTACGCTGAACAACAGATTTGATGACGAGGTAAATTTTCCATCAACTGATATATTTGTACCCGTTGCTGTTCATCTTCAAAATGGGGGCTTACCAGAAGTTATTGGCAGAAAACTGAAAAACCCGAAACAACTTTCTTTTCCAAGAGCTGTTTTTAATGAAAGCGAAAAAATGATCATTGGTGAAATTATGTATATCGACAATTTTGGAAATGTTGTTTCAAACATAAGCAGGAAGTTTTTTGAAAAAAATGCCGTTGGTTTCCAAAGCTTTATTGTAAAATTTAGAAATCTTGCTCTGTCAAAAATTTACAATCAGTACACGGATTTGGTTTCCGATTGGAACAAGGAGCATGAATACCACGGAAAGTCTGCCGCCATTTTCAACGACGCGGGATTGTTGGAGCTTACCGTTTACAAAGGTAACAACACGAGCGGTGCGAAAAACCTATTCGGACTGAAGGTGGGAGAAAATATTTTTATAGAGTTTGAATAA